In a single window of the Cucumis melo cultivar AY chromosome 11, USDA_Cmelo_AY_1.0, whole genome shotgun sequence genome:
- the LOC103497497 gene encoding BURP domain protein USPL1-like, with protein MQEGIFFNLTFIFYFLLVLGCLQQKNSYARMLQSKVSDREMVETNKNPSLNVFFTPNDLKLGKKMPIFFPIKNFSEIPKQLPKEMAEKIPFSLANLSYLLQFFSISKDSPQAKAMEYTLTQCELEPMEGETKFCATSLESLYFSTRGFFGFYGSVKAEATVYPKNFKTELQNYTILEEPTKILASRILSCHLMPYPYLVLYCHSQVSDNVLYKVIVEGENGDRVESLAICHVDTSGWDSDHVVFRVLNVEPGESSVCHFYPKDNIVFVSDV; from the exons ATGCaagagggaattttttttaatctgaCTTTTATTTTCTACTTCCTTCTTGTTCTTGGT TGCCTTCAACAGAAGAACAGCTATGCAAGAATGCTGCAGTCAAAAGTTAGTGATAGAGAGATGGTTGAAACGAACAAAAATCCTTCACTCAATGTTTTCTTCACACCAAATGATCTAAAACTTGGAAAAAAGATGCCAATTTTTTTCCCAATCAAAAACTTTTCAGAAATTCCAAAACAACTTCCCAAAGAAATGGCAGAAAAAATCCCTTTCTCATTAGCAAATCTCTCTtatcttcttcaattcttcTCCATTTCCAAAGATTCTCCACAAGCCAAGGCTATGGAGTACACTCTCACACAGTGTGAACTTGAGCCAATGGAAGGAGAGACCAAGTTCTGTGCTACTTCTTTAGAATCCTTATACTTTTCGACACGTGGCTTTTTCGGGTTCTACGGGTCAGTGAAAGCTGAGGCTACTGTTTATCCAAAGAACTTCAAGACAGAATTGCAAAACTACACAATCTTGGAAGAACCCACAAAAATTTTGGCTTCAAGGATACTGTCTTGTCATTTGATGCCATATCCTTATTTGGTGTTGTATTGTCATAGCCAAGTGAGTGATAACGTTTTGTATAAGGTTATTGTTGAAGGTGAAAATGGAGATAGAGTTGAAAGTCTGGCCATTTGTCATGTTGATACTTCTGGATGGGATAGTGATCATGTGGTTTTTAGAGTGTTGAATGTTGAGCCTGGTGAATCCTCTGTTTGTCATTTTTACCCCAAGGataatattgtttttgtttctgaTGTTTGA
- the LOC107991552 gene encoding BURP domain-containing protein BNM2A-like, with product MALRLEVTSCSFILLSLLIAVVVQQSSARKLTDGYDKDIEQFVNLKINDQTNTHIKEVDDGHPKMSKNHKHAHASSHMEHLDPLLYVFFTLSDLKVGKKMPIYFPYSRPSETPKLLPKEEADSIPFSTSQLEYLLTLFSFPKDSPQAKAVEYTLKQCELESIKGETKFCATSLKSMLDFATKMLGGDTQLKVLTTTRLSNSTILLQNYTILEEPRETVAAKMVTCHSMPYPYAIFYCHCQESNNRLFEILLGADNGDRMKASAICHMDTSQWDKDHASFKVLKTKPGASHVCHFLSTDSLVWLAA from the coding sequence GTTGTACAACAAAGTTCTGCTAGGAAATTAACGGATGGCTATGATAAAGACATCGAACAGTTTGTGAATCTGAAAATTAATGATCAAACAAACACTCATATAAAGGAAGTTGATGATGGTCACCCGAAGATGAGCAAAAATCATAAGCATGCTCATGCATCATCTCACATGGAGCATTTAGATCCTTTATTATATGTTTTCTTCACCTTGAGTGATTTGAAAGTTGGAAAAAAAATGCCTATTTATTTTCCTTACTCAAGGCCATCAGAAACCCCAAAACTTCTGCCTAAAGAAGAAGCGGATTCCATTCCTTTCTCTACATCACAACTTGAATACCTTTTAACTCTATTCTCTTTTCCAAAGGACTCTCCCCAAGCCAAAGCTGTTGAATATACTCTTAAGCAATGTGAGCTTGAATCCATCAAAGGAGAGACCAAATTCTGTGCCACTTCTTTAAAATCAATGTTGGATTTTGCTACTAAAATGTTGGGAGGTGATACCCAATTGAAAGTCTTGACCACCACTCGTCTCTCCAACTCCACTATCCTCCTTCAAAACTATACAATTTTGGAGGAACCTAGAGAAACAGTGGCTGCAAAAATGGTGACATGCCACAGCATGCCTTACCCTTATGCTATTTTTTACTGTCATTGCCAAGAAAGCAACAACAGGCTGTTTGAGATTTTGCTAGGGGCTGACAATGGTGACAGAATGAAAGCAAGTGCCATCTGCCACATGGACACCTCTCAATGGGACAAAGATCATGCCTCATTTAAAGTTCTGAAAACTAAACCAGGTGCTTCTCATGTTTGTCATTTTCTTTCTACAGATAGTTTAGTTTGGTTAGCTGCCTAA